One part of the Rutidosis leptorrhynchoides isolate AG116_Rl617_1_P2 chromosome 1, CSIRO_AGI_Rlap_v1, whole genome shotgun sequence genome encodes these proteins:
- the LOC139851750 gene encoding uncharacterized protein: protein MTGVPREVAEHRLNVNPNIHPVCQKKRGMEPERSKFLRDEVRSLVDAGILREVKYQTWVANPVMDQIGRNLEAYVDDIVIKSHTEEKMLRDIQETFVSLRKINMKLNPKKCTFGVEEGKFLGHIVTERGIKANPKKIQAIEEMKSPASRKDVQRLHGCLAALTRFLSKAAEKSLPFMKVLKSCLNKKDFVWTAEAESAFQEVKQLLKTLPTLTAPKEGETLILYLAVSKEAQILRRPESSDHLAKWAIELGEYEINFAPRNAVKGQILEDFLLETNEKVEYDNKMAPQQHVWELQTDGASSEEGTEYEALLSGLRLAVEMGITNLRAYVDSQIVAQQVNGTFDARDTSMRNKKADILSKLATLTFDHLHKRVLIEELKEKSIHEKPIMAIVESAMETWMTPYLRYLHDGGLPIDKTEARMIRVTAPMYEIVNGALYQKSYNVQRLPKYDLIPVSSAWPFCKWAINIVGPFNRSTANGQVEVTNKEIVAGIKARLGLSQTGWVDELPNVLWAHRTTPKRSTGETPFSLVYGTEAVIPAEICVPTQRIMAFDIEANSEALRENLNLLEERRLKGD, encoded by the exons ATGACCGGTGTCCCAAGGGAAGTTGCAGAACATAGGTTAAATGTAAATCCTAATATACATCCTGTTTGTCAAAAGAAGCGAGGCATGGAGCCAGAAAGAAgtaaattcctccgtgatgaggtacgaagtttggtggatgcCGGAATCTTGCGAGAAGTTAAATATCAGACGTGGGTGGCAAATCCAGTCATG gatcaaattgggcgaaacttGGAGGCTTATGTCGACGACATCGTCataaaaagtcatactgaagaaaaaaTGTTGCGAGATATACAAGAGACTTTTGTATCTTTGCGAAAAATCAATATGAAGTTAAATCCTAAGAAGTGTACGTTTGGCGTAGAAGAAGGAAAATTTTTAGGCCATATTGTTACAGAACGAggtattaaagctaatcctaagaaaattcaagcaattgaagagaTGAAGTCGCCAGCCAGCAGGAAAGACGTTCAACGGTTACATGGATGtttagcagcattaacaagatttttATCCAAAGCAGCTGAAAAgtcgcttccattcatgaaggttTTAAAAAGTTgtctaaataaaaaagattttgtatGGACGGCAGAAGCCGAGAGTGCATTCCAAGAGGTCAAGCAATTGTTGAAAACATTACCTACGTTAACAGCACCAAAGGAAGGAGAGACTTTGATTTTGTATttagctgtctcaaaggaagca caaatactccggcgtccAGAGTCATCTGACCATCTAGcgaaatgggccatcgagttgggcgaatatgaaatcaattttgctcccaGAAATGCGGTTAAAGGACAAATATTGGAAGATTTTCTTCTGGAAACAAATGAAAAAGTGGAGTACGACAACAAAATGGCACCACAACAGCATGTTTGGGAATTACAAACTGATGGGGCCTCCAGTGAAGAAGGAACAG agtacgaGGCATTACTCTCCGGCTTACGCCTAGCAGTGGAAATGGGCATAACAAACCTAAgggcatatgttgattctcaaattgtggCCCAGCAAGTTAATGGAACGTTTGATGCAAGAGATACATcaatgag GAACAAGAAGGCTGACATCTTAAGCAAGctagctactttaacctttgatcatttgcacaagcGAGTGTTAATTGAAGAACTTAAGGAAAAATCAATACATGAAAAACCAATTATGGCGATAGTTGAAAGTGCCatggaaacttggatgactccatatTTGAGGTATTTGCATGACGGAGGGTTACCCATTGACAAGACGGAAGCCAGAATGATAAGAGTAACAGCACCAATGTATGAAATAGTTAATGGTGCTCTTTATCAAAAGTcttacaatg TTCAGCGTCTcccaaagtatgacttgataccagtgtcatccgcttggccgttctgcaaATGGGCGATTAATATTGTGGGAccattcaatagaagcactg cgaatggGCAAGTGGAAGTTACTAACAAAGAAattgttgctggcattaaggcacgttTGGGATTAAGTCAAACTGGTTGGGTTGACGAACTGCCAAATGTGCTATGGGCACACCGGACAACTCCAAAACGGAGCACGGGAGAAACACCCTTCAGTTTAGTGTATGGTACAGAAGCAGTGATACCAGCCGAAATATGTGTTCCAACACAACGCATTATGGCGTTTGATATTGAAGCTAATTCTGAAGCATTGagggaaaatcttaatttgttgGAAGAAAGGCGATTGAAAGGCGATTGA
- the LOC139851760 gene encoding uncharacterized protein has protein sequence MFNTNPSDGPVVIEERVANCIIGNVYTDTGAGADIMYEHCFIHLPKYVQETMKEPYVPLASFTSEPSWSEGSILLEVVLGKPPLKRTANIEFLVVKANSQYNIILGRTALMTFGAVTSTVHGMMKFPTPGGIAMLYSERVRRTAAGSVAA, from the exons ATGTTTAACACAAATCCATCTGATGGTCCAGTAGTTATAGAGGAACGAGTTGCTAATTGCATAATAGGCAACGTTTATACcgacacaggagctggagcagacattatgtatgaacattgcttcatacacCTCCCTAAATACGTACAAGAGACGATGAAGGAACCGTATGTGCCGttagcaagttttacaagtgaaccgtcttggtctgaaggaagtattcttCTTGAAGTAGTTTTGGGCAAGCCACCCCTTAAACGCACAGCAAACATCGAGTTTCTGGTGGTAAAAGCAAATTCACAATACAatataattttgggaagaactgcctTGATGACGTTTGGGGCTGTGACGTCAACTGTGCACGGCATGATGAAATTTCCAACGCCTGGCGGAATAGCAATGTTATACTCAGAACG ggtTCGACGAACAGCAGCAGGTTCTGTGGCTGCTTAA